The following are encoded together in the Primulina tabacum isolate GXHZ01 chromosome 18, ASM2559414v2, whole genome shotgun sequence genome:
- the LOC142532620 gene encoding serine/arginine-rich splicing factor SR34A-like isoform X2, translated as MSGRFSRLVYVGNLPADIRESEVEDLFYKYGRILDIELKIPPRPPCYCFVEFENAPDAEDSIRGRDGYNFDGCRLRVELAHGGRGPSSSNERRTGHGRVADGGRHGISRHSEYRVVVRGLPSSASWQDLKDHMRKAGDVCFAEVYRDSEGAYGLVDYTNYEDMKYAIRKLDDTEFKNPWTRTYIRVKEHKGSPLRSRSRSRSRGRSPRRKRSKSSDRPASRSLSASPAKPSRSRSRSKSASPKQDGIDS; from the exons ATGAGTGGTCGTTTCTCTCGCTTAGTTTATGTTGGGAATCTTCCGGCTGATATAAGAGAGTCTGAAGTTGAAGACCTGTTTTACAAG TATGGTCGCATATTGGATATTGAACTGAAGATTCCTCCACGTCCTCCATGTTATTGCTTTGTGGAG TTTGAGAATGCCCCGGATGCTGAAGATTCTATTAGGGGTAGAGATGGCTATAACTTTGATGGTTGTCGACTGAGG GTTGAGCTTGCACATGGTGGTAGAGGACCCTCATCATCTAATGAGCGACGTACTGGTCATGGCCGGGTTGCGGATGGTGGGCGCCATGGCATTTCTCGCCATTCTGAATATCGTG TTGTTGTTCGTGGGCTTCCTTCTTCTGCTTCTTGGCAAGATTTGAAG GATCATATGCGGAAAGCTGGGGATGTTTGTTTTGCAGAAGTTTATCGTGACAGTGAAG GAGCCTATGGTCTTGTTGATTATACCAATTATGAGGACATGAAATATGCT ATAAGGAAACTTGATGATACGGAGTTCAAAAATCCTTGGACCAGAACTTATATCCGG GTTAAGGAACACAAGGGCAGTCCATTAAGAAGCCGAAGTAGAAGTCGCAGCAGAGGCCGAAGTCCGAGGAGGAAAAGAAG CAAATCGTCGGACCGACCTGCTTCCAGATCACTATCTGCATCTCCTGCTAAACCTTCTAG GTCCAGATCAAGGTCAAAGTCTGCTTCCCCAAAACAG GATGGTATAGATTCCTAG
- the LOC142532620 gene encoding serine/arginine-rich splicing factor SR34A-like isoform X3: MSGRFSRLVYVGNLPADIRESEVEDLFYKYGRILDIELKIPPRPPCYCFVEFENAPDAEDSIRGRDGYNFDGCRLRVELAHGGRGPSSSNERRTGHGRVADGGRHGISRHSEYRVVVRGLPSSASWQDLKDHMRKAGDVCFAEVYRDSEGAYGLVDYTNYEDMKYAIRKLDDTEFKNPWTRTYIRVKEHKGSPLRSRSRSRSRGRSPRRKRSKSSDRPASRSLSASPAKPSR; encoded by the exons ATGAGTGGTCGTTTCTCTCGCTTAGTTTATGTTGGGAATCTTCCGGCTGATATAAGAGAGTCTGAAGTTGAAGACCTGTTTTACAAG TATGGTCGCATATTGGATATTGAACTGAAGATTCCTCCACGTCCTCCATGTTATTGCTTTGTGGAG TTTGAGAATGCCCCGGATGCTGAAGATTCTATTAGGGGTAGAGATGGCTATAACTTTGATGGTTGTCGACTGAGG GTTGAGCTTGCACATGGTGGTAGAGGACCCTCATCATCTAATGAGCGACGTACTGGTCATGGCCGGGTTGCGGATGGTGGGCGCCATGGCATTTCTCGCCATTCTGAATATCGTG TTGTTGTTCGTGGGCTTCCTTCTTCTGCTTCTTGGCAAGATTTGAAG GATCATATGCGGAAAGCTGGGGATGTTTGTTTTGCAGAAGTTTATCGTGACAGTGAAG GAGCCTATGGTCTTGTTGATTATACCAATTATGAGGACATGAAATATGCT ATAAGGAAACTTGATGATACGGAGTTCAAAAATCCTTGGACCAGAACTTATATCCGG GTTAAGGAACACAAGGGCAGTCCATTAAGAAGCCGAAGTAGAAGTCGCAGCAGAGGCCGAAGTCCGAGGAGGAAAAGAAG CAAATCGTCGGACCGACCTGCTTCCAGATCACTATCTGCATCTCCTGCTAAACCTTCTAGGTAA
- the LOC142533028 gene encoding protein IQ-DOMAIN 17-like isoform X2 has protein sequence MGKNGGNSWFSTVKKAFRTPPKDNGKRSSSRREENELVEEEEDKVYRGKRRWKFFKPICQETIIQHKVSEFTSSPIQNGENLARKRAFEGRVRDQRRAVAVAMATTAAAEAAVATAQAAVEIIKLTKPTFLLVDGKEQSTAALVIQTAFRGYLARRALFALKGIVKLQALVRGHNIRKRAKMTLRCIESLVRVQARVCEERRRLSFEGTSPGSMFYLAQSLRAFSTNDSREHPWTQEEIQTVIQRGKKCSLKQILKLDSEGESASSSKKTAYQRYPTKNIVEIDTSYKYNSSQHQHNKQSLRPSQIVPPRHREHQNFLPHSPSSSKFIQVQLTSPRRQREENYYRYSEKPATENSGLVPRPNFMAATASAMARVRSHSVPNLRSLSPNRTQTFSVKKRLSFMEGDNIDGNTNTPKYTSIHSNQFSLERTSNVSS, from the exons ATGGGAAAAAACGGTGGGAATTCTTGGTTCAGTACAGTGAAAAAGGCTTTCAGAACTCCTCCGAAAGATAATGGCAAGAGGAGCAGCAGCAGAAGGGAAGAAAATGAGTTagtggaagaagaagaagataagGTATAT AGGGGAAAGAGGAGGTGGAAATTTTTTAAACCAATCTGTCAAGAAACTATTATACAACATAAAGTTTCAGAATTTACGAGCTCTCCAATTCAAAATGGCGAAAATTTGGCCAGAAAACGAGCATTTGAGGGGCGCGTACGCGATCAAAGGCGTGCAGTTGCTGTGGCTATGGCGACTACAGCTGCTGCTGAGGCTGCAGTGGCAACAGCACAAGCCGCTGTAGAGATTATTAAGCTCACGAAACCAACTTTTCTCTTGGTTGATGGTAAAGAACAAAGTACTGCTGCTCTTGTGATTCAAACAGCCTTCAGAGGTTATCTG GCAAGGAGAGCCCTCTTTGCATTGAAGGGAATTGTGAAGCTGCAAGCTCTGGTGAGGGGACACAATATCCGGAAACGAGCAAAGATGACTCTACGATGTATTGAATCCCTAGTCCGAGTACAAGCTCGAGTATGCGAAGAACGGAGGAGGTTATCATTTGAAGGAACAAGTCCAGGTTCCATGTTCTACCTGGCCCAGAGTCTCCGTGCATTT TCTACAAATGATTCGCGTGAGCATCCATGGACACAGGAGGAAATCCAGACTGTGATTCAGCGAGGTAAAAAGTGTTCACTCAAACAG ATATTAAAGTTGGATTCCGAAGGAGAATCTGCATCTTCAAGCAAGAAAACAGCCTATCAAAGATATCCAACCAAGAATATTGTAGAAATTGACACTTCTTACAAGTACAACTCCTCACAACATCAACATAACAAACAAAGTCTCAGACCATCTCAAATCGTCCCACCCCGACATCGAGAACACCAAAATTTCTTACCTCATAGTCCATCCTCGTCGAAGTTCATACAAGTTCAGTTGACCAGCCCTCGTCGTCAAAGAGAGGAGAACTACTATCGATATTCTGAAAAGCCAGCTACCGAAAATTCAGGCCTCGTTCCTCGACCAAACTTTATGGCTGCCACTGCGTCGGCCATGGCTCGAGTGAGATCACACAGCGTGCCAAATCTGAGGTCTTTGAGCCCAAATAGAACGCAAACTTTTTCGGTGAAGAAACGACTGTCTTTCATGGAAGGAGACAACATAGATGGCAACACGAATACCCCCAAGTATACTAGCATTCATTCCAATCAATTTAGCCTCGAGAGGACATCTAATGTGTCATCTTGA
- the LOC142532620 gene encoding serine/arginine-rich splicing factor SR34A-like isoform X1: protein MSGRFSRLVYVGNLPADIRESEVEDLFYKYGRILDIELKIPPRPPCYCFVEFENAPDAEDSIRGRDGYNFDGCRLRVELAHGGRGPSSSNERRTGHGRVADGGRHGISRHSEYRVVVRGLPSSASWQDLKDHMRKAGDVCFAEVYRDSEGAYGLVDYTNYEDMKYAIRKLDDTEFKNPWTRTYIRVKEHKGSPLRSRSRSRSRGRSPRRKRSKSSDRPASRSLSASPAKPSRSRSRSRSKSASPKQDGIDS, encoded by the exons ATGAGTGGTCGTTTCTCTCGCTTAGTTTATGTTGGGAATCTTCCGGCTGATATAAGAGAGTCTGAAGTTGAAGACCTGTTTTACAAG TATGGTCGCATATTGGATATTGAACTGAAGATTCCTCCACGTCCTCCATGTTATTGCTTTGTGGAG TTTGAGAATGCCCCGGATGCTGAAGATTCTATTAGGGGTAGAGATGGCTATAACTTTGATGGTTGTCGACTGAGG GTTGAGCTTGCACATGGTGGTAGAGGACCCTCATCATCTAATGAGCGACGTACTGGTCATGGCCGGGTTGCGGATGGTGGGCGCCATGGCATTTCTCGCCATTCTGAATATCGTG TTGTTGTTCGTGGGCTTCCTTCTTCTGCTTCTTGGCAAGATTTGAAG GATCATATGCGGAAAGCTGGGGATGTTTGTTTTGCAGAAGTTTATCGTGACAGTGAAG GAGCCTATGGTCTTGTTGATTATACCAATTATGAGGACATGAAATATGCT ATAAGGAAACTTGATGATACGGAGTTCAAAAATCCTTGGACCAGAACTTATATCCGG GTTAAGGAACACAAGGGCAGTCCATTAAGAAGCCGAAGTAGAAGTCGCAGCAGAGGCCGAAGTCCGAGGAGGAAAAGAAG CAAATCGTCGGACCGACCTGCTTCCAGATCACTATCTGCATCTCCTGCTAAACCTTCTAG GTCCAGGTCCAGATCAAGGTCAAAGTCTGCTTCCCCAAAACAG GATGGTATAGATTCCTAG
- the LOC142533028 gene encoding protein IQ-DOMAIN 18-like isoform X1, which produces MGKNGGNSWFSTVKKAFRTPPKDNGKRSSSRREENELVEEEEDKVYKRGKRRWKFFKPICQETIIQHKVSEFTSSPIQNGENLARKRAFEGRVRDQRRAVAVAMATTAAAEAAVATAQAAVEIIKLTKPTFLLVDGKEQSTAALVIQTAFRGYLARRALFALKGIVKLQALVRGHNIRKRAKMTLRCIESLVRVQARVCEERRRLSFEGTSPGSMFYLAQSLRAFSTNDSREHPWTQEEIQTVIQRGKKCSLKQILKLDSEGESASSSKKTAYQRYPTKNIVEIDTSYKYNSSQHQHNKQSLRPSQIVPPRHREHQNFLPHSPSSSKFIQVQLTSPRRQREENYYRYSEKPATENSGLVPRPNFMAATASAMARVRSHSVPNLRSLSPNRTQTFSVKKRLSFMEGDNIDGNTNTPKYTSIHSNQFSLERTSNVSS; this is translated from the exons ATGGGAAAAAACGGTGGGAATTCTTGGTTCAGTACAGTGAAAAAGGCTTTCAGAACTCCTCCGAAAGATAATGGCAAGAGGAGCAGCAGCAGAAGGGAAGAAAATGAGTTagtggaagaagaagaagataagGTATAT AAGAGGGGAAAGAGGAGGTGGAAATTTTTTAAACCAATCTGTCAAGAAACTATTATACAACATAAAGTTTCAGAATTTACGAGCTCTCCAATTCAAAATGGCGAAAATTTGGCCAGAAAACGAGCATTTGAGGGGCGCGTACGCGATCAAAGGCGTGCAGTTGCTGTGGCTATGGCGACTACAGCTGCTGCTGAGGCTGCAGTGGCAACAGCACAAGCCGCTGTAGAGATTATTAAGCTCACGAAACCAACTTTTCTCTTGGTTGATGGTAAAGAACAAAGTACTGCTGCTCTTGTGATTCAAACAGCCTTCAGAGGTTATCTG GCAAGGAGAGCCCTCTTTGCATTGAAGGGAATTGTGAAGCTGCAAGCTCTGGTGAGGGGACACAATATCCGGAAACGAGCAAAGATGACTCTACGATGTATTGAATCCCTAGTCCGAGTACAAGCTCGAGTATGCGAAGAACGGAGGAGGTTATCATTTGAAGGAACAAGTCCAGGTTCCATGTTCTACCTGGCCCAGAGTCTCCGTGCATTT TCTACAAATGATTCGCGTGAGCATCCATGGACACAGGAGGAAATCCAGACTGTGATTCAGCGAGGTAAAAAGTGTTCACTCAAACAG ATATTAAAGTTGGATTCCGAAGGAGAATCTGCATCTTCAAGCAAGAAAACAGCCTATCAAAGATATCCAACCAAGAATATTGTAGAAATTGACACTTCTTACAAGTACAACTCCTCACAACATCAACATAACAAACAAAGTCTCAGACCATCTCAAATCGTCCCACCCCGACATCGAGAACACCAAAATTTCTTACCTCATAGTCCATCCTCGTCGAAGTTCATACAAGTTCAGTTGACCAGCCCTCGTCGTCAAAGAGAGGAGAACTACTATCGATATTCTGAAAAGCCAGCTACCGAAAATTCAGGCCTCGTTCCTCGACCAAACTTTATGGCTGCCACTGCGTCGGCCATGGCTCGAGTGAGATCACACAGCGTGCCAAATCTGAGGTCTTTGAGCCCAAATAGAACGCAAACTTTTTCGGTGAAGAAACGACTGTCTTTCATGGAAGGAGACAACATAGATGGCAACACGAATACCCCCAAGTATACTAGCATTCATTCCAATCAATTTAGCCTCGAGAGGACATCTAATGTGTCATCTTGA
- the LOC142533028 gene encoding protein IQ-DOMAIN 17-like isoform X3: protein MGKNGGNSWFSTVKKAFRTPPKDNGKRSSSRREENELVEEEEDKKRGKRRWKFFKPICQETIIQHKVSEFTSSPIQNGENLARKRAFEGRVRDQRRAVAVAMATTAAAEAAVATAQAAVEIIKLTKPTFLLVDGKEQSTAALVIQTAFRGYLARRALFALKGIVKLQALVRGHNIRKRAKMTLRCIESLVRVQARVCEERRRLSFEGTSPGSMFYLAQSLRAFSTNDSREHPWTQEEIQTVIQRGKKCSLKQILKLDSEGESASSSKKTAYQRYPTKNIVEIDTSYKYNSSQHQHNKQSLRPSQIVPPRHREHQNFLPHSPSSSKFIQVQLTSPRRQREENYYRYSEKPATENSGLVPRPNFMAATASAMARVRSHSVPNLRSLSPNRTQTFSVKKRLSFMEGDNIDGNTNTPKYTSIHSNQFSLERTSNVSS from the exons ATGGGAAAAAACGGTGGGAATTCTTGGTTCAGTACAGTGAAAAAGGCTTTCAGAACTCCTCCGAAAGATAATGGCAAGAGGAGCAGCAGCAGAAGGGAAGAAAATGAGTTagtggaagaagaagaagataag AAGAGGGGAAAGAGGAGGTGGAAATTTTTTAAACCAATCTGTCAAGAAACTATTATACAACATAAAGTTTCAGAATTTACGAGCTCTCCAATTCAAAATGGCGAAAATTTGGCCAGAAAACGAGCATTTGAGGGGCGCGTACGCGATCAAAGGCGTGCAGTTGCTGTGGCTATGGCGACTACAGCTGCTGCTGAGGCTGCAGTGGCAACAGCACAAGCCGCTGTAGAGATTATTAAGCTCACGAAACCAACTTTTCTCTTGGTTGATGGTAAAGAACAAAGTACTGCTGCTCTTGTGATTCAAACAGCCTTCAGAGGTTATCTG GCAAGGAGAGCCCTCTTTGCATTGAAGGGAATTGTGAAGCTGCAAGCTCTGGTGAGGGGACACAATATCCGGAAACGAGCAAAGATGACTCTACGATGTATTGAATCCCTAGTCCGAGTACAAGCTCGAGTATGCGAAGAACGGAGGAGGTTATCATTTGAAGGAACAAGTCCAGGTTCCATGTTCTACCTGGCCCAGAGTCTCCGTGCATTT TCTACAAATGATTCGCGTGAGCATCCATGGACACAGGAGGAAATCCAGACTGTGATTCAGCGAGGTAAAAAGTGTTCACTCAAACAG ATATTAAAGTTGGATTCCGAAGGAGAATCTGCATCTTCAAGCAAGAAAACAGCCTATCAAAGATATCCAACCAAGAATATTGTAGAAATTGACACTTCTTACAAGTACAACTCCTCACAACATCAACATAACAAACAAAGTCTCAGACCATCTCAAATCGTCCCACCCCGACATCGAGAACACCAAAATTTCTTACCTCATAGTCCATCCTCGTCGAAGTTCATACAAGTTCAGTTGACCAGCCCTCGTCGTCAAAGAGAGGAGAACTACTATCGATATTCTGAAAAGCCAGCTACCGAAAATTCAGGCCTCGTTCCTCGACCAAACTTTATGGCTGCCACTGCGTCGGCCATGGCTCGAGTGAGATCACACAGCGTGCCAAATCTGAGGTCTTTGAGCCCAAATAGAACGCAAACTTTTTCGGTGAAGAAACGACTGTCTTTCATGGAAGGAGACAACATAGATGGCAACACGAATACCCCCAAGTATACTAGCATTCATTCCAATCAATTTAGCCTCGAGAGGACATCTAATGTGTCATCTTGA
- the LOC142533846 gene encoding uncharacterized protein LOC142533846, whose product MSVAELACSYAALILHDDGIAVTSEKIAALVKAGGLTVESYWPSLFAKLCEKRNIEDLIMNIGSGGGGAAVAVAVTAPAAGSAAAAAPAADEKKEEPKEESDDDMGFSLFD is encoded by the exons ATGTCGGTTGCAGAGCTTGCCTGCTCCTATGCGGCCTTGATCCTTCATGATGATGGAATCGCTGTCACT TCGGAGAAAATTGCGGCTCTGGTGAAGGCGGGTGGTTTGACTGTGGAATCGTATTGGCCGAGTCTATTTGCTAAACTTTGTGAGAAGAGGAACATTGAAGATCTTATAATGAATATAGGCTCCGGAGGTGGCGGTGCTGCCGTTGCAGTTGCAGTTACCGCTCCTGCTGCTGGTTCCGCTGCCGCGGCTGCCCCAGCTGCCGATGAGAAGAAG GAGGAACCAAAGGAGGAGAGTGACGACGACATGGGATTCAGCTTGTTTGACTAG